The following are encoded together in the Chromatiaceae bacterium genome:
- a CDS encoding serine hydroxymethyltransferase, protein MFDQSMHIEGYDDALWAAIQNEERRQEEHVELIASENYTSPRVMQAQGSVLTNKYAEGYPGKRYYGGCEFVDIAEQLAIDRAKALFGAAFANVQPHSGSQANAAVYMALCEPGDVVLGMSLAHGGHLTHGAKPNFSGKLYQAFQYGLDPATGEIDYAEVERLAREHRPKMIVAGFSAYSRIIDWQRFRDIADAVGAYLLVDMAHVAGLVAAGLYPSPVQIADVTTTTTHKTLRGPRGGLILAKANPEIEKKLNSLVFPGTQGGPLMHVIAAKAIAFKEAMEPGFKDYQRQVLANARAMAQVFLDRGYEVVSGGTDDHLFLVSFIAQGLTGKAVDAWLGAANITVNKNAVPNDPQSPFVTSGIRVGTPALTTRGCGEAEARALAGWMCDLIDARGEQARIDEVKARVLDLCARFPVYRHAAG, encoded by the coding sequence ATGTTTGACCAGTCCATGCACATCGAGGGTTACGACGACGCGCTTTGGGCGGCGATCCAGAATGAGGAACGCCGCCAGGAGGAGCATGTCGAGCTGATCGCCTCCGAGAATTACACCAGCCCGCGGGTGATGCAGGCCCAGGGTTCCGTCCTGACCAATAAGTATGCCGAGGGTTATCCGGGCAAACGCTATTACGGTGGCTGCGAATTCGTCGATATCGCCGAGCAGTTGGCCATCGACCGCGCCAAGGCCCTCTTTGGCGCCGCCTTCGCCAATGTGCAGCCGCACTCGGGTTCCCAGGCCAACGCGGCCGTCTATATGGCCCTGTGCGAGCCGGGCGATGTGGTGCTGGGCATGAGCCTGGCCCATGGCGGCCATCTGACCCACGGCGCCAAGCCCAACTTCTCCGGCAAGCTCTACCAGGCCTTCCAGTACGGCCTCGACCCGGCGACGGGCGAGATCGACTATGCCGAAGTGGAGCGCCTGGCCCGGGAGCACCGGCCCAAAATGATCGTCGCGGGTTTCTCCGCCTATTCACGGATCATCGACTGGCAGCGCTTCCGGGACATTGCCGACGCGGTGGGCGCCTATCTGCTGGTCGATATGGCCCACGTGGCGGGTCTGGTGGCGGCGGGCCTCTACCCCAGCCCGGTCCAGATCGCCGACGTGACCACGACCACTACCCACAAGACGCTGCGCGGTCCCCGCGGCGGCCTCATCCTGGCCAAGGCCAATCCCGAGATCGAGAAGAAGCTCAATTCCCTGGTCTTCCCCGGCACCCAGGGCGGGCCCCTGATGCATGTCATCGCCGCTAAGGCGATCGCCTTCAAGGAGGCCATGGAGCCCGGCTTCAAGGACTATCAGCGCCAGGTGCTGGCCAATGCCCGTGCCATGGCCCAGGTTTTCCTCGACCGGGGCTACGAGGTGGTCTCCGGTGGCACCGACGATCACCTCTTCCTGGTCAGCTTCATCGCCCAGGGCTTGACCGGTAAGGCGGTCGATGCCTGGCTGGGCGCGGCCAACATCACGGTCAACAAGAATGCCGTGCCCAACGATCCTCAGTCGCCCTTCGTGACCAGTGGCATCCGCGTCGGCACGCCGGCCCTGACGACCCGCGGTTGTGGCGAGGCCGAGGCGCGGGCCCTCGCCGGCTGGATGTGCGACCTGATCGACGCCCGGGGCGAGCAGGCCCGGATCGACGAGGTCAAGGCCCGGGTGCTGGACCTCTGTGCCCGCTTCCCGGTCTATCGGCACGCGGCGGGCTGA
- the nrdR gene encoding transcriptional regulator NrdR, giving the protein MRCPFCGAQDTKVVDSRLSGDGDQVRRRRECLVCKDRFTTYESAELNLPRVIKRDGTRVPFDGRKVRSGMMRALEKRPVSTGEIEDALARLTRRLISSGESEVSARLIGELVMEELRHLDQVAYVRFASVYRKFEDVRAFRDEIDRLERQPGPEAKRQQLDLLANLDPKP; this is encoded by the coding sequence ATGCGCTGTCCCTTCTGTGGTGCCCAGGACACCAAGGTCGTCGATTCCCGACTCTCCGGGGACGGCGATCAGGTGCGCCGCCGCCGCGAGTGCCTGGTCTGCAAGGATCGCTTCACCACCTACGAATCGGCGGAGTTGAACCTGCCCCGGGTCATCAAGCGTGATGGCACCCGGGTGCCCTTTGACGGCCGTAAGGTGCGCTCGGGCATGATGCGCGCCCTGGAAAAGCGGCCCGTGAGTACCGGGGAGATCGAGGACGCCCTGGCGCGCCTGACCCGGCGGCTCATCTCCAGTGGCGAGAGCGAGGTCTCCGCGCGCCTGATCGGTGAGCTGGTCATGGAGGAACTGCGCCACCTGGACCAGGTCGCTTATGTCCGCTTTGCCTCCGTCTATCGCAAGTTCGAGGATGTGCGGGCCTTCCGCGATGAGATCGATCGCCTCGAACGTCAGCCGGGCCCCGAGGCGAAGCGCCAGCAGCTCGACCTCCTGGCGAACCTGGACCCCAAGCCATGA
- the ribD gene encoding bifunctional diaminohydroxyphosphoribosylaminopyrimidine deaminase/5-amino-6-(5-phosphoribosylamino)uracil reductase RibD — MARALRLAVLGLYTAEPNPRVGCVLVRDGEVVGEGWHQRTGGPHAERLALAMAGERARGATAFVSLEPCCHHGRTPPCTDGLINAGVARVVAAMRDPNPLVAGAGLARLRAQGIAVVVGLMEEEARQLNPGFIKRMEQGLPYVRCKLAASLDGRTAMASGESQWITSEAARRDAQFLRARSSAILTGVGTVLADDPSLNVRLAARDLPGVEPDGPVRQPLRVVVDSRLRTPPTARMLGLPGTTLIACLAPEPSHAAQTKAAGAQVLATPAGPGGVYLEYLLRYLARQDINEVLIEAGATLAGAALQAGLVDELVIYLAPHLMGDAGRGLCHLQGLELMRDRLPLVIRDVRRVGPDLRVTAIPPGLKVSDSVPQPHGRDG; from the coding sequence ATGGCCCGCGCCCTCCGCCTGGCGGTGTTGGGTCTCTACACCGCCGAGCCCAATCCCCGCGTCGGCTGTGTCCTGGTTCGGGACGGCGAGGTGGTGGGCGAGGGCTGGCACCAGCGGACCGGCGGGCCGCACGCCGAGCGCCTGGCCCTGGCCATGGCGGGGGAGCGGGCGCGGGGGGCGACCGCCTTTGTCAGCCTGGAGCCCTGCTGCCACCATGGCAGGACGCCGCCCTGTACCGATGGCCTGATCAATGCCGGGGTGGCGCGGGTGGTGGCCGCCATGCGGGACCCCAACCCCCTGGTCGCCGGCGCGGGCCTGGCGCGGCTGCGCGCCCAGGGCATCGCGGTCGTCGTGGGGCTGATGGAAGAGGAGGCGCGACAACTCAATCCGGGCTTTATCAAGCGCATGGAGCAGGGATTGCCCTATGTGCGCTGCAAGCTGGCCGCCAGCCTGGACGGCCGCACCGCCATGGCCAGCGGCGAGAGTCAATGGATCACTTCCGAGGCCGCGCGGCGGGATGCCCAGTTCCTGCGCGCCCGGAGTTCCGCCATTCTCACCGGGGTGGGGACTGTGCTGGCGGACGATCCCTCCCTGAACGTGCGCCTGGCCGCCAGGGATCTGCCGGGCGTCGAGCCGGATGGTCCGGTTCGTCAGCCCCTCCGGGTGGTGGTCGATAGCCGGCTGCGCACGCCACCGACCGCGCGGATGCTGGGTCTGCCGGGGACCACGCTTATCGCCTGCCTGGCCCCCGAGCCCAGCCATGCCGCCCAAACGAAGGCCGCGGGTGCCCAGGTGTTGGCGACACCGGCGGGGCCGGGCGGGGTGTATCTGGAATACCTGCTGCGCTATCTCGCGCGCCAGGATATCAACGAGGTGCTGATCGAGGCCGGCGCCACCCTGGCCGGTGCCGCCCTCCAGGCGGGCCTCGTCGATGAACTGGTGATCTATCTCGCCCCCCACCTCATGGGCGACGCCGGTCGGGGTCTCTGCCATCTGCAGGGCCTAGAACTCATGCGGGATCGTCTGCCGCTAGTTATCCGGGATGTCCGCAGGGTCGGGCCGGACCTGAGGGTGACCGCTATTCCCCCCGGCCTGAAGGTTAGCGATTCCGTACCCCAGCCCCACGGTAGGGATGGGTGA
- a CDS encoding DUF1640 domain-containing protein, whose protein sequence is MGTVVELYEALASAPDERARARLIAEAFERLEERYPHLPDLVTQQDLRETELRLLKEIEQLRGEVKTDIEQLRGEVKTEIEQLRGEVKTDIEQLRGDIREVELRLQKEIEQLRGEVKTDIEQLRGDIREVELRLQKEIAQVRGDLTLQIERSRNSLLLWLIPLMFAQVGAIAALVKLL, encoded by the coding sequence ATGGGCACCGTCGTCGAACTCTATGAAGCCCTGGCCAGCGCGCCGGACGAAAGGGCACGGGCGCGCCTCATCGCCGAGGCCTTCGAGCGCCTTGAGGAGCGCTACCCGCACCTGCCGGACTTGGTGACCCAGCAAGACCTGCGCGAGACGGAACTGCGGCTCCTGAAAGAAATCGAGCAGTTGCGCGGCGAGGTCAAGACCGACATCGAGCAGTTGCGCGGCGAGGTCAAGACCGAGATTGAGCAGTTGCGCGGCGAGGTTAAGACCGACATCGAGCAGTTACGCGGCGATATCAGAGAGGTCGAGTTGCGGCTACAGAAAGAAATCGAGCAATTGCGCGGCGAGGTCAAGACCGACATCGAGCAGTTACGCGGTGATATCAGAGAGGTCGAGTTGCGGCTGCAGAAAGAGATCGCCCAAGTACGGGGGGACCTGACGCTCCAGATCGAGCGCAGCCGCAACAGCCTGTTGCTGTGGCTCATCCCGCTGATGTTCGCGCAAGTTGGGGCGATTGCGGCCCTGGTCAAACTCTTGTAG
- a CDS encoding riboflavin synthase, whose protein sequence is MFTGIIQASGAVHSIESRGGDARLTLATGKLPMGEVVLGDSIAVNGVCLTAVALDGARFAADVSRETLSLTTLGELRPGSRVNLEKALTLATPLGGHLVSGHVDGVGEVLERRQDGRSWRFQIQAPAGLARYIAQKGSICVDGTSLTVNAVQGALFELNIVPHTLTETLFGDYQTGTRVNLEVDLVARYLERLVLGDRAALPETTAITPAFLAEHGFLR, encoded by the coding sequence ATGTTTACAGGCATCATCCAGGCCAGCGGCGCGGTACATTCCATCGAATCCCGGGGCGGGGACGCCCGCCTGACCCTAGCCACCGGCAAACTGCCCATGGGCGAGGTGGTGCTCGGGGACAGCATCGCCGTCAATGGGGTCTGTCTCACGGCCGTCGCTCTCGATGGGGCGCGCTTCGCGGCGGATGTCTCCCGCGAAACCCTGTCCCTGACCACCCTCGGCGAGCTGCGGCCGGGCAGTCGGGTCAACCTCGAAAAGGCCCTGACCCTGGCCACGCCCCTGGGGGGGCACCTGGTCAGCGGTCATGTCGATGGGGTCGGCGAGGTGCTGGAGCGGCGCCAGGATGGCCGCTCCTGGCGATTCCAGATTCAGGCCCCGGCGGGGTTGGCGCGCTACATCGCCCAGAAGGGCTCCATTTGTGTCGATGGCACCAGCCTGACGGTCAACGCCGTCCAGGGGGCCCTCTTCGAGCTGAACATCGTCCCCCACACCCTGACCGAGACCCTGTTCGGCGACTACCAGACCGGGACCCGGGTCAACCTGGAAGTGGACCTGGTGGCCCGCTATCTGGAACGGCTGGTTCTGGGCGACCGGGCCGCGTTGCCCGAAACCACAGCCATTACCCCCGCCTTTCTGGCCGAGCACGGCTTTCTGCGTTAA
- the tsaA gene encoding tRNA (N6-threonylcarbamoyladenosine(37)-N6)-methyltransferase TrmO, whose amino-acid sequence MPPAVISPTQTYALRPIGLVRSCYTGKFGIPRQAGLVTAAEARLELFAEFARPEAFAGLTGFSHLWLIFIFHEALAEGWRPTVRPPKLGGRRKVGVFASRSPHRPNPIGLSAVEFLGLSQDEAGIALRLGGVDLLDGTPVLDVKPYIPYADALPQASSGFVPAPPDLARVVTFSPQAQEQLRALDPDGQRRLPELITQILRQDPRPGYLDRYPDRQDFAMRLYDLEVKWRETGGQIRVTALEPRVD is encoded by the coding sequence ATGCCACCTGCCGTCATTTCTCCCACCCAAACCTATGCCTTAAGACCCATCGGCCTGGTCCGATCCTGTTACACCGGCAAGTTTGGCATCCCCCGTCAAGCGGGTCTGGTAACGGCGGCGGAGGCACGGTTGGAGCTGTTCGCGGAGTTTGCGCGGCCCGAGGCCTTTGCCGGCCTGACGGGCTTCAGTCATCTCTGGCTCATCTTCATCTTCCACGAGGCCCTCGCCGAGGGCTGGCGACCGACGGTGAGACCCCCCAAGCTAGGTGGCCGGCGCAAGGTCGGGGTCTTCGCCAGCCGCTCGCCGCACCGGCCCAACCCCATCGGCCTGTCCGCCGTCGAATTCCTCGGCCTCTCCCAGGACGAGGCGGGGATCGCCCTGCGCCTGGGAGGGGTGGATCTGCTGGACGGCACGCCCGTGCTGGACGTCAAACCCTATATCCCTTATGCCGACGCCCTGCCCCAGGCCAGTTCCGGCTTCGTCCCCGCGCCGCCCGATCTCGCCCGCGTCGTGACCTTCAGCCCCCAGGCCCAGGAGCAACTCCGCGCGCTGGACCCAGACGGCCAGCGCCGCCTGCCCGAACTCATCACCCAGATCCTGCGTCAGGACCCGCGCCCCGGCTATCTGGACCGCTATCCGGATCGTCAGGATTTTGCCATGCGGCTCTATGACCTGGAGGTGAAATGGCGCGAAACCGGCGGTCAGATACGGGTCACGGCCCTGGAACCCAGGGTGGACTGA
- a CDS encoding succinylglutamate desuccinylase/aspartoacylase family protein, which yields MSARLQIGGVDIPPNSQRLVELRLPLLYTHTPVVLSTQVFRGRRDGPCLFVCAAVHGDEINGVEIVRRLRQAPALARLRGTLILVPVVNVYGFVRQSRYLPDRRDLNRCFPGSEKGSLAARLANAFLEEIVAKADFGIDLHTGAVHRENLPQIRASFDDSGRVEGLAKAFGSPVILNADLRDGSLREAAANLGVPVLVYEGGEALRFSELAIGAGVRGVLGVLRALGMLGGAKRSPRVGPGQPEPVIATSSQWVRAPQSGILRVPRPLGTRAEKGGNLGWIADPLGDNEIAVESPTAGIIIGKVNLPLVNEGEALYHIARFGEPDMAAEAVERFQNAVGPESDAMPLLEPPPN from the coding sequence GTGAGTGCCAGACTCCAGATCGGTGGTGTCGATATTCCACCCAACAGCCAGCGCCTGGTGGAGCTGCGCCTGCCGCTGCTCTACACCCATACCCCGGTGGTGCTGTCGACTCAGGTCTTCCGCGGCCGGCGCGACGGCCCCTGCCTTTTCGTCTGCGCCGCCGTGCATGGGGACGAGATCAACGGGGTCGAGATCGTGCGCAGATTGCGCCAGGCACCGGCCCTCGCCCGCCTGCGTGGCACCCTGATCCTGGTGCCCGTGGTCAACGTCTATGGTTTTGTACGCCAGTCCCGTTACCTGCCGGACCGGCGCGACCTCAACCGCTGCTTTCCCGGCTCCGAGAAGGGCTCCCTGGCCGCCCGCCTGGCCAACGCCTTCCTGGAGGAGATCGTCGCCAAGGCCGACTTTGGCATCGACCTGCACACCGGCGCCGTGCATCGCGAGAATCTGCCCCAGATCCGCGCCAGTTTCGACGACAGCGGCCGGGTGGAAGGCCTGGCCAAGGCCTTTGGCAGCCCGGTCATCCTCAACGCTGACCTCCGGGACGGCTCCCTGCGCGAGGCCGCCGCCAACCTGGGGGTGCCCGTACTCGTCTATGAGGGTGGCGAGGCGCTGCGCTTCAGCGAACTGGCGATCGGCGCCGGCGTCCGCGGCGTCCTGGGGGTGCTGCGCGCCCTTGGGATGTTGGGCGGGGCCAAGCGGTCCCCGCGAGTCGGGCCGGGCCAGCCCGAACCCGTCATCGCCACCTCCAGTCAATGGGTGCGTGCCCCCCAGAGCGGCATCCTGCGCGTCCCCCGGCCCTTGGGAACCCGGGCCGAGAAGGGGGGCAATCTGGGCTGGATCGCCGACCCTTTGGGCGACAACGAGATAGCAGTGGAATCGCCCACCGCCGGCATCATCATCGGCAAGGTCAACCTGCCCCTGGTGAACGAGGGCGAGGCCCTCTACCACATCGCCCGCTTTGGCGAGCCCGACATGGCCGCCGAGGCCGTCGAGCGCTTCCAAAACGCCGTCGGCCCCGAATCCGATGCCATGCCCCTGCTGGAGCCTCCGCCTAATTGA
- the rimK gene encoding 30S ribosomal protein S6--L-glutamate ligase: MKIAILSRNPRLYSTRRLVEAATQRGHEARVIDVLRCYMNIASHRPSIHLKGEELGRYDAVIPRIGASVTFYGTAVLRQFEMLDTYTLNESVAITRARDKLRSLQLLSRKGIGLPVTGFAHAPDDVQDLIKMLGGAPLVIKLLEGTQGIGVVLTETQQAAESVIEAFMGLKANILAQEYIREAGGADIRCFVIGDKVVAAMKRQARPGEFRSNLHRGGSASLIRITPEERSTAVRAARILGLNVAGVDILRANHGPVVMEVNSSPGLEGIEGATGKDIAGTIISFIERNASLGRTRTRGQG; encoded by the coding sequence ATGAAAATCGCCATCCTATCGCGCAATCCCCGCCTCTACTCGACCCGGCGGCTGGTGGAGGCCGCCACCCAGCGCGGCCACGAGGCCCGCGTCATCGACGTGCTGCGCTGCTATATGAACATCGCCTCGCACCGGCCCAGCATCCACTTAAAGGGCGAGGAACTGGGCCGCTATGACGCCGTCATCCCGCGCATCGGCGCCTCGGTGACCTTTTACGGCACCGCCGTGTTGCGCCAGTTCGAGATGCTGGACACCTATACCCTCAATGAATCCGTCGCCATCACCCGCGCCCGCGACAAGCTGCGCTCTCTGCAACTCCTGTCCCGCAAGGGCATCGGCCTGCCGGTAACCGGCTTCGCCCACGCCCCGGATGATGTCCAGGATCTCATCAAGATGCTAGGCGGGGCCCCCTTGGTCATCAAACTCCTGGAGGGCACCCAGGGCATCGGCGTGGTCCTGACAGAGACGCAACAGGCGGCGGAGAGCGTCATCGAGGCCTTCATGGGGCTCAAGGCCAACATCCTGGCCCAGGAATACATCCGTGAGGCCGGTGGTGCCGACATCCGCTGCTTCGTCATCGGCGACAAGGTGGTGGCGGCTATGAAGCGCCAAGCCAGACCCGGCGAGTTTCGCTCCAACCTCCATCGCGGCGGCTCCGCCAGCCTGATCCGCATCACTCCAGAGGAGCGCTCCACAGCGGTGCGCGCCGCCCGCATCCTGGGCCTGAACGTGGCCGGCGTGGACATACTGCGCGCCAACCACGGACCCGTGGTCATGGAGGTCAATTCTTCCCCCGGGCTGGAAGGCATCGAGGGCGCGACCGGCAAGGACATCGCCGGCACCATCATTAGTTTCATCGAACGTAACGCCTCGCTCGGACGGACGCGGACCCGGGGCCAGGGGTGA
- a CDS encoding ATP-dependent zinc protease, with protein sequence MFSIHAPPEKTLAGWREWLALPALGIPAIKAKLDTGARTSALHAFFTETYREHNKSLIRFGVRPLQRRQRLTVICTAEILDQRLVSDSGGHRETRWVIATPARLGEDEWTLELTLTDRDSMLFRMLLGRSAMSGRLRVDPQASYLLGRKPNLRRLYPPLVTGEPTQR encoded by the coding sequence ATGTTCAGTATCCATGCCCCCCCGGAAAAGACTCTCGCCGGCTGGCGAGAGTGGCTCGCGCTGCCGGCGCTGGGCATACCCGCCATCAAGGCCAAACTGGACACGGGGGCGCGGACCTCGGCCCTGCATGCCTTCTTCACCGAGACTTACCGGGAACATAATAAAAGCCTGATCCGCTTTGGAGTCCGCCCCCTGCAACGGCGCCAGCGACTGACGGTGATCTGCACCGCCGAGATCCTGGATCAGCGCCTGGTGAGCGATTCCGGTGGTCACCGGGAGACCCGCTGGGTCATCGCCACGCCCGCGCGGCTCGGCGAGGATGAATGGACCCTGGAACTGACCCTCACGGACCGGGATTCCATGCTCTTTCGCATGCTGTTGGGACGCAGCGCCATGAGTGGGCGACTGCGGGTGGACCCCCAGGCCTCTTACCTCTTGGGTCGCAAGCCAAATCTAAGACGCCTTTACCCCCCCTTGGTCACAGGTGAACCTACGCAGAGATGA
- a CDS encoding adenosine kinase — MDRYHVYGIGNALVDMEYEVELEDLETLRLDKGVMTLVGQDHQSEIMAHLAERPHQKGSGGSAANSIIAVSQLGGNTFYSCKVANDPLGHFYLEDLIANGVATNRHGEREEGDTGRCVVLVTPDSDRTMLTYLGISGEFTDRELVPEAILNADYYYTEGYLVTSEGARAAAIRGREIAQAAGVKTAISLSDPNMVTHFQPGLMAIIGPGVDLVFANEAEAKGMAKTSDLHSAIAYLKTIGQAFALTLGPRGALLFDGQELIEIAPVKTQALDTVGAGDMFAGACLYALTQGWDHRGAGHLAAAAAARLVSSYGPRLPAAETQAILKGFR; from the coding sequence ATGGACAGATATCACGTTTACGGCATTGGCAACGCCCTGGTGGACATGGAATACGAGGTCGAACTCGAGGACCTCGAAACCCTGCGCCTCGACAAGGGGGTCATGACCCTGGTGGGCCAGGACCACCAGAGCGAAATCATGGCCCATCTGGCCGAGCGCCCCCACCAGAAGGGCTCCGGTGGCTCCGCCGCCAACTCCATCATCGCCGTCAGCCAACTCGGCGGAAACACCTTCTACTCCTGCAAGGTCGCCAACGACCCCCTCGGCCACTTCTACCTGGAGGACCTCATCGCCAACGGCGTCGCCACCAATCGTCATGGCGAACGCGAGGAGGGCGACACGGGCCGCTGCGTCGTGCTGGTCACCCCCGACTCGGACCGGACCATGCTGACCTACCTGGGCATCAGCGGTGAATTCACCGACCGCGAACTGGTCCCGGAGGCCATCCTCAACGCCGACTACTACTATACGGAAGGCTATCTGGTCACCTCGGAGGGTGCCCGCGCCGCCGCCATCCGTGGCCGGGAGATCGCCCAGGCCGCCGGGGTCAAGACCGCCATTTCCCTCTCCGATCCCAACATGGTCACCCACTTCCAGCCCGGCCTGATGGCCATAATCGGCCCCGGGGTGGACCTGGTCTTCGCCAACGAGGCGGAGGCCAAAGGCATGGCCAAGACCAGCGACCTGCACTCGGCCATCGCTTACCTCAAGACTATTGGCCAGGCGTTCGCCCTCACCCTCGGTCCTCGGGGCGCACTGCTCTTTGACGGCCAAGAGTTGATCGAGATCGCCCCTGTAAAAACCCAGGCCCTGGACACGGTGGGGGCCGGCGACATGTTTGCGGGCGCCTGCCTCTACGCCCTCACCCAGGGCTGGGATCATCGCGGCGCCGGTCATCTGGCCGCCGCCGCCGCCGCCCGCCTGGTCTCCAGCTATGGCCCTCGCCTGCCCGCGGCGGAGACCCAGGCCATCCTGAAGGGCTTTAGGTGA
- a CDS encoding SLAC1 anion channel family protein → MPNPAPLPRLAYFPVAFFSIVMGLAGLSIAWHKAAQVLAIGLPIAAILLGIATLAFLVLASLYLTKLIRYREAVLKELAHPIQLNFFPTIAMSLLLLGIATLEHWPGLALGLWVIGATSQLLLTLYVLNVWIHHERFEVHHVNPAWFIPVVGNVLVPIAGARLGFIETSWFFLSIGLLFWVLLFAIVLQRFIFHPSLPDRLMPTFFILIAPPAVGFIAYLQLSGGLDALARILYYAGLFLTLLLTVQAGRFLRLEFFLSWWAYSFPLAAMTTATFIMYQLTQNLAFAILGWGLLSLVSLVVVYLLYRTACAVREGQICVPAH, encoded by the coding sequence ATGCCCAATCCCGCCCCCCTGCCCCGTTTGGCCTACTTTCCCGTCGCCTTCTTCTCCATAGTCATGGGGCTGGCCGGGCTCTCCATTGCCTGGCACAAGGCCGCGCAGGTGCTGGCGATCGGCCTGCCCATCGCCGCCATCCTGTTGGGGATCGCCACCCTTGCTTTCCTGGTCCTGGCGTCCCTCTATCTCACCAAGCTGATCCGCTACCGCGAGGCGGTCCTGAAGGAACTCGCCCATCCCATCCAACTCAATTTCTTCCCGACCATCGCTATGAGCCTGCTGCTGCTCGGCATCGCCACCCTGGAGCACTGGCCCGGCCTGGCGCTGGGCCTCTGGGTAATCGGCGCGACGTCGCAACTCCTGTTGACCCTCTATGTGCTGAATGTCTGGATTCACCATGAGCGATTCGAGGTCCACCACGTCAATCCCGCCTGGTTCATCCCGGTCGTCGGCAATGTCCTGGTACCCATCGCCGGCGCCCGCCTGGGATTCATCGAGACCTCCTGGTTTTTCCTATCCATCGGCCTCCTCTTCTGGGTGCTGCTCTTCGCCATCGTGCTCCAGCGGTTCATCTTCCACCCCTCCCTGCCCGACCGGCTGATGCCGACCTTCTTCATCCTCATCGCCCCACCGGCGGTGGGCTTCATCGCCTACCTGCAATTGAGCGGCGGCCTGGATGCCCTGGCCCGCATCCTCTATTACGCGGGACTCTTCCTGACCTTGCTGCTGACGGTCCAGGCAGGGCGGTTTCTGCGCCTGGAATTCTTCCTGTCCTGGTGGGCCTACTCCTTCCCCCTCGCCGCCATGACCACCGCGACCTTCATCATGTACCAACTCACCCAAAACCTGGCCTTCGCCATCCTGGGCTGGGGGCTCTTGAGCCTGGTCAGTCTGGTGGTGGTCTATCTGCTCTATCGCACGGCCTGCGCCGTCCGGGAGGGCCAAATCTGCGTGCCGGCGCACTAG
- a CDS encoding Crp/Fnr family transcriptional regulator, which yields MVKNVTMREAWSGEADCRNCSLRHTVLFAGLTEADFEKIHDPIDQFSLKPGACLYHAGDRGEYLFTVRTGALKLVQYLPDGSQRIVRLARSTDVLGLEAILEASYQHEAVVLQPTEVCRFPARVVKALGAENPRLHTELMSRWQRALSEADAWLTELSTGSARQRVARLLLRLVRDRESSECDLFGREDMGAMLGITTETTSRTIAEFKRQGLLVDLSANRFLLDIPNLHRVGGD from the coding sequence ATGGTTAAAAACGTCACAATGCGCGAGGCATGGTCCGGCGAGGCCGATTGCCGCAATTGTTCCCTCCGGCACACGGTCCTGTTCGCGGGCCTGACGGAGGCGGATTTCGAGAAGATCCACGATCCCATTGATCAGTTCTCCCTCAAACCCGGAGCCTGCCTGTACCACGCCGGCGACCGGGGCGAATACCTCTTTACGGTGCGCACGGGCGCCCTCAAGCTGGTCCAGTACCTGCCGGATGGGAGCCAGCGCATCGTCCGTCTGGCCCGCTCCACCGATGTCCTCGGCCTGGAGGCCATCCTCGAGGCCTCCTACCAGCACGAGGCCGTGGTCCTGCAGCCCACGGAGGTCTGCCGCTTCCCGGCCCGGGTGGTCAAGGCCCTGGGGGCCGAAAACCCCCGACTGCACACCGAACTCATGTCCCGCTGGCAACGCGCCCTCTCGGAGGCCGATGCCTGGCTGACGGAACTCTCGACCGGCTCCGCCCGCCAACGTGTCGCCCGCCTGTTGTTGCGGCTGGTGCGCGACCGGGAAAGCAGCGAGTGCGACCTCTTCGGCCGCGAGGACATGGGGGCCATGCTCGGCATCACCACCGAGACTACCAGCCGCACCATCGCCGAGTTCAAACGCCAAGGCCTGTTGGTCGATCTCAGCGCCAACCGCTTCCTGCTCGACATCCCCAACCTCCACCGGGTCGGCGGAGACTAA